One region of Sulfurisphaera ohwakuensis genomic DNA includes:
- a CDS encoding thermopsin family protease encodes MKSIILLAFILFSLLPINLTTSIGFIPRYSPSSQYAIGVSSIGSSSLSISTNEVLGYVEVYSVSSSSPFSLQFNAVIKATNIYGEILDFWVQNIIEFNKQELNFTDEVWNFTYSYASINPSLITGKGGIYSINVNGHIIDYYSYSTPYQTYSLPLTYILFISVSYSSPYIYVSIGYGNLSDPTSTIYDTITIDVPNLQNACIYVSPSYTGVGLPYSVELVWGGSGNGQSVDFTNMESDLAIFYQIKSSLYSPFPIIYNYGFDTQESASDLSAYLASDGLVEVSVGTPNPTLLTDYSAPLLPGWTEVTVLANSTYTINGYNFTYNSIKEYGDNFGLPYYISFASPNPITVTIYPVKTNNGVIEPYEINVVEPYTNEEYNTTTITLTLSKNYFQLIVYYKFLPKKFFVYINIPMWGVVNGTPMLVKSGYYYYGTIIQLPLVNFTYINSLERYAFFPNYTEIVVIQNISIYVTEVLQYYIGITSQYPLYGYINNIKVQLYSNWFNESCAIKIPSQIYYVNTKTREILLNPVTILVNSPQNYTAKWQTQYYVNVNSTYPLNGVINNENTTLKSNWFNTSEKIVIPAQIYYVSNSQREVLLNPTNIVVNSPINYTAKWQTQYFVTVSFPVNATIEGESIIFSTGWYNASEKIVISQNPQYVGKYERVYIYNKTPIVIIINSPLVIKIYASVQFYVNFSMSVLGEVNGSLELLKSNWYSMYTIIKLNSTYYNYVSSSERILYIPSITSINVTAPYNVSFKSITQYFLYFNSTYQLEGKINGSEVLLRSGWYNYSETIIIPFQYKMINSYSRIALLNPENITVSGSLTYVADWGIQYYLVILSNHPVYALVNGTNTTLITGWYNRFDKIIIENISYYVNNTMRYSIYNVTLLSFRVTSPLTVSVNYKPEYLVNINGKSFWAFNGSRITLYVETPFYYTVKWIGTYNVRNNYTIIVHSPITERAIYTINFVNIISIGSLLLALISILANIRIFKK; translated from the coding sequence ATGAAGTCAATAATTCTATTAGCATTCATATTATTCTCTTTATTACCGATAAACTTAACAACTAGCATAGGTTTTATCCCTAGATATAGTCCTTCATCACAATATGCAATAGGCGTTTCGAGTATAGGTTCTTCTTCACTTTCAATATCAACCAATGAGGTACTAGGATATGTAGAAGTTTATAGCGTATCTTCCTCTTCACCATTCTCACTACAGTTTAATGCTGTAATTAAAGCCACGAATATTTACGGTGAAATACTTGACTTCTGGGTACAAAATATAATAGAGTTTAACAAACAAGAACTTAACTTTACCGATGAAGTTTGGAACTTTACATATTCATATGCAAGCATTAACCCTAGCTTAATAACTGGGAAAGGTGGAATTTACTCTATTAATGTTAATGGTCACATAATAGACTATTATTCTTATTCAACGCCTTACCAGACTTACTCTTTACCATTAACTTACATACTTTTTATTTCAGTCTCCTATTCTTCACCGTATATTTACGTTAGTATTGGATATGGAAATTTGAGTGATCCAACGTCAACTATATATGATACGATAACGATAGATGTGCCAAATCTTCAAAATGCTTGTATTTACGTATCCCCCTCATATACTGGGGTTGGATTACCATATAGTGTAGAACTGGTATGGGGTGGGAGTGGAAATGGCCAATCAGTTGATTTTACCAATATGGAATCTGACTTAGCGATATTTTACCAGATTAAATCTAGCTTATATTCACCATTTCCGATTATTTACAACTACGGTTTCGATACTCAAGAGTCAGCATCAGATTTATCTGCATACTTAGCCTCTGATGGTTTAGTTGAAGTAAGTGTAGGTACTCCAAACCCAACTTTATTAACTGATTATTCAGCACCATTATTACCAGGTTGGACAGAAGTGACAGTTTTAGCGAATTCTACTTATACTATTAACGGATATAATTTTACTTATAATAGTATCAAAGAGTATGGTGATAATTTTGGCTTACCGTACTACATCTCATTTGCTTCTCCTAATCCAATTACAGTAACTATTTACCCAGTAAAGACAAATAACGGTGTAATAGAACCTTATGAGATAAATGTAGTAGAACCTTACACCAATGAAGAGTATAATACAACAACTATAACATTGACATTATCTAAGAACTATTTCCAGTTGATAGTGTACTATAAGTTTTTACCTAAAAAGTTCTTTGTCTATATAAACATACCAATGTGGGGTGTAGTTAACGGTACACCGATGTTAGTTAAAAGCGGTTATTATTACTACGGTACAATTATTCAGTTACCATTAGTAAACTTCACATATATAAATTCCCTTGAAAGATACGCATTCTTTCCCAATTATACTGAAATAGTAGTTATACAAAATATTTCGATATATGTAACTGAAGTACTTCAATATTATATAGGGATTACGTCACAGTATCCTCTCTATGGTTACATCAACAACATTAAGGTTCAACTTTACTCGAACTGGTTTAATGAGAGTTGTGCAATAAAAATACCATCTCAGATTTATTATGTGAACACTAAAACTAGGGAAATACTATTAAATCCTGTCACCATACTAGTTAACTCACCACAGAATTACACTGCAAAATGGCAAACACAATATTACGTTAACGTAAATTCTACCTATCCGTTGAATGGAGTGATAAATAATGAAAATACAACTCTAAAATCGAATTGGTTTAACACATCAGAAAAGATTGTAATCCCGGCCCAAATTTACTATGTTTCTAATTCCCAAAGAGAGGTATTACTTAATCCTACTAATATAGTTGTGAATTCGCCGATAAATTACACTGCAAAATGGCAAACACAATACTTTGTAACAGTAAGCTTCCCAGTAAATGCTACAATAGAGGGAGAAAGTATCATATTTTCTACTGGCTGGTATAATGCTTCCGAGAAGATAGTTATATCTCAAAATCCGCAATATGTTGGAAAATATGAGAGAGTCTATATATACAATAAGACTCCTATAGTAATAATAATAAATTCGCCTTTAGTAATAAAGATATATGCTAGTGTACAGTTTTATGTAAATTTCTCTATGAGCGTTCTAGGTGAAGTAAACGGTAGTTTAGAACTTTTAAAATCTAACTGGTATAGTATGTATACTATAATTAAATTAAATTCTACTTATTACAACTACGTTTCCTCTAGCGAGAGAATCCTCTATATTCCGTCAATTACATCAATCAACGTGACAGCACCGTATAATGTGAGTTTTAAGAGTATTACTCAGTATTTCCTTTACTTTAATTCTACGTACCAATTAGAGGGTAAAATTAATGGGAGTGAAGTCTTATTAAGGAGTGGATGGTATAACTATTCTGAGACAATTATCATACCATTCCAGTATAAAATGATAAACAGCTATAGTAGAATTGCGTTACTTAACCCAGAAAATATAACTGTTAGCGGAAGTCTTACCTATGTAGCTGATTGGGGAATACAATATTACTTAGTCATTTTAAGTAATCATCCCGTCTACGCATTAGTTAATGGTACTAATACTACACTAATAACTGGTTGGTATAATAGATTTGACAAGATAATAATAGAAAATATAAGTTACTACGTTAATAATACTATGCGCTATTCTATATACAATGTGACACTATTAAGTTTTAGAGTTACTTCTCCCCTTACTGTTTCAGTTAATTATAAACCAGAATACTTAGTAAATATTAACGGAAAAAGTTTCTGGGCATTTAATGGTAGTAGGATAACTCTTTATGTGGAGACCCCGTTTTACTATACTGTTAAATGGATAGGTACTTATAATGTTCGAAACAACTACACTATAATAGTTCATTCACCGATAACTGAGAGAGCAATATATACTATAAACTTTGTTAATATTATATCTATCGGGTCTCTTCTTCTAGCTCTTATAAGCATTTTAGCAAACATAAGAATATTCAAAAAATAA
- a CDS encoding RNA-guided endonuclease TnpB family protein: protein MARRVKAIRATVSMKIALSEPLLALVNNYVKALRFALFWLKENVPNPNEKEVLEKVHEGLYERLKEEYSLPSKVAQDCYREALSVYKGWYNNLRRGRFPRVYKPTVWLTPKASYNVDLDNMIVRIASVGEFQILGYPRNLKEYLSWRMKEARLVVKGDKAFLKVVFEKPLEKAKPGESIAVDVNMSEIVVGKDDTHYVRIPTRLHEVHHWKSLAERLQKKYSKRWRENKRILHRIRSFHQKARRIMEDFARKVGKWVVEIAIDFGANVIKLENLENLIKNVDKLPKEFRDKLYLMQYRRIQYWVEWQARKHGILVQYVNPKYSSVSCPKCGKRMREVSHRWFKCSCGYENDRDVIAVVNLNRRGSLTLSSAH from the coding sequence ATGGCTAGGAGGGTTAAAGCGATCAGAGCTACTGTTTCTATGAAGATCGCCCTATCTGAACCCCTCCTAGCCCTTGTGAATAACTACGTAAAAGCCCTCCGTTTCGCCCTATTTTGGTTGAAGGAAAATGTCCCGAATCCTAATGAGAAGGAAGTTTTAGAAAAAGTCCATGAAGGACTGTATGAGAGGTTAAAAGAAGAATATAGTCTACCATCAAAGGTTGCCCAAGACTGTTATCGTGAAGCTCTCTCAGTATACAAGGGCTGGTATAATAATCTGAGAAGGGGTCGTTTCCCAAGAGTATATAAGCCAACAGTTTGGCTAACTCCTAAAGCAAGTTATAATGTTGACTTAGATAATATGATTGTTAGGATAGCAAGTGTTGGTGAATTTCAAATTCTAGGTTATCCTAGAAACCTCAAGGAGTACTTAAGCTGGAGGATGAAGGAGGCTAGGTTAGTGGTTAAGGGTGATAAGGCTTTTCTTAAGGTTGTTTTTGAGAAACCGTTGGAGAAGGCTAAACCAGGGGAAAGTATTGCTGTTGATGTTAACATGAGCGAGATTGTTGTTGGCAAGGATGATACTCATTACGTTAGGATTCCAACTCGTTTGCACGAGGTTCATCACTGGAAGTCTTTAGCCGAGAGATTGCAGAAGAAATACTCAAAGAGGTGGAGGGAGAATAAGAGGATTCTGCATAGGATTCGTTCTTTTCATCAAAAGGCTAGGCGTATTATGGAGGATTTCGCTAGGAAGGTTGGGAAGTGGGTTGTTGAGATTGCTATAGATTTTGGTGCTAATGTTATTAAGTTGGAGAACCTTGAGAACCTCATCAAGAACGTAGATAAACTACCTAAAGAGTTTCGCGACAAACTTTATCTAATGCAGTATCGTAGGATTCAGTATTGGGTTGAGTGGCAGGCTAGGAAGCACGGTATTCTAGTTCAATACGTTAATCCCAAATATTCTTCCGTCTCTTGTCCTAAGTGTGGTAAAAGGATGAGGGAGGTTTCTCATCGTTGGTTTAAGTGTTCATGTGGTTATGAGAATGATAGGGATGTTATTGCTGTAGTTAATTTGAATAGGAGGGGGTCTCTGACCCTCTCGTCTGCCCACTAA
- a CDS encoding APC family permease encodes MSERETKGARDFGISSDKQLRRSLGKFELLYLSLGGIIGSGWLFASLATATYAGASAILSWIIAGILVMFIGFAYAEIGAAIPKSGGITRYPHYTHGGLVGYLITWAYFLSAASVPAIEAAAAIEYIGSYYPQLITTGTFDGTTVTILTPLGIGLAGLLLIFFFFLNYFGVNILGKVTHGAGWWKLLVPTITFLALLALDLHSANFSLGGGFFPSAEYVKGGSSGIYGFSAVLYAIPSTGVIFSYLGFRQAVEYGGEGKNPKKDIPFAVIGSLLIAIVLYTLLQVAFVGGIDWNKLYLNESGTLVPVTPGNWSALSTAVTASGVPISAGPFLVLSRLASVYGLAAAFFTALAVLLTIDAVVSPSGTGWIYTGTSTRTLYAFASNGYLPEIFLKIGRTKIPTYSLIAALIIGFIFLLPFPSWYALVGFISSATVLTYIMGGIGLVVLRKHAADLNRPFKLPAAAIIGPIATLAAGLIVYWSSFAVLFYVFTGIFLGLPLFFIFYADRILGINKVVSIIVGVINLAISLGMGLLLFNETSGLSAANNLFFTIYIVVIAAMLIGDMIFLLETVPPDVKKEINAGWWLIYFILAIYIISYFGGFGLYTVIPFPYDTIVAAIVVLIGYFWAVRSGFRTQAIEDIIQATKEEAV; translated from the coding sequence ATGAGCGAAAGAGAAACTAAAGGGGCAAGAGATTTTGGTATTTCTTCAGATAAACAACTTAGAAGAAGTTTAGGAAAATTTGAATTATTGTATTTATCGTTAGGAGGAATTATAGGATCTGGATGGTTATTTGCATCTCTTGCAACAGCAACTTACGCTGGTGCTTCAGCAATATTAAGCTGGATTATCGCTGGTATTCTAGTAATGTTTATAGGTTTCGCTTACGCTGAAATAGGAGCAGCAATACCAAAGAGCGGAGGAATAACTAGATATCCGCACTATACTCACGGAGGATTAGTAGGATATTTAATTACATGGGCGTACTTTCTGTCTGCTGCTTCAGTACCAGCTATTGAAGCAGCTGCAGCAATAGAGTATATAGGTTCTTATTATCCTCAGCTAATTACTACTGGAACTTTTGATGGAACAACAGTAACTATTTTAACACCATTAGGTATAGGATTAGCTGGGTTATTACTAATTTTCTTCTTCTTCCTAAATTATTTTGGTGTAAATATTTTAGGTAAGGTAACTCATGGTGCTGGATGGTGGAAACTATTAGTACCAACAATAACTTTTCTAGCATTACTAGCTTTAGATTTACACTCAGCTAACTTTTCTCTAGGTGGAGGCTTCTTCCCCTCAGCTGAGTACGTAAAAGGAGGATCTTCTGGAATTTATGGGTTTAGTGCAGTTCTTTACGCTATTCCTAGTACTGGGGTAATTTTCTCCTATCTAGGGTTTAGGCAAGCTGTGGAATACGGCGGTGAAGGTAAAAATCCAAAGAAGGATATACCATTTGCAGTAATAGGATCATTACTTATAGCTATCGTATTATATACATTACTTCAAGTTGCATTTGTTGGCGGTATTGATTGGAATAAATTATATCTTAATGAATCTGGAACATTAGTTCCAGTAACACCAGGGAATTGGTCGGCATTATCAACGGCAGTTACAGCTTCTGGAGTTCCAATATCTGCTGGTCCTTTCTTAGTTCTTTCTAGGTTGGCATCAGTTTATGGGTTGGCTGCGGCATTCTTTACTGCACTAGCAGTTTTATTAACTATTGATGCAGTAGTTTCGCCTTCTGGGACTGGATGGATTTATACTGGGACTTCTACTAGGACACTATACGCTTTTGCTAGTAATGGTTATTTACCAGAAATCTTTCTAAAAATTGGAAGAACTAAAATTCCAACTTATTCTTTAATTGCAGCATTAATAATAGGTTTCATATTCTTGCTACCATTCCCATCATGGTATGCCTTAGTAGGTTTCATATCCTCTGCCACAGTATTAACTTACATTATGGGTGGCATTGGACTCGTGGTTTTAAGAAAACATGCTGCAGACCTAAATAGACCATTTAAATTACCAGCTGCAGCAATAATTGGACCAATAGCAACGTTAGCTGCCGGGTTAATAGTTTACTGGTCAAGTTTTGCTGTACTTTTTTACGTATTTACTGGAATATTCTTAGGACTTCCATTATTCTTTATATTCTATGCGGATAGAATATTAGGTATAAATAAGGTAGTCTCAATAATTGTAGGTGTCATTAATTTAGCAATAAGCTTAGGAATGGGATTATTACTATTCAATGAAACAAGCGGACTTTCTGCTGCTAATAATCTCTTCTTTACAATATACATAGTGGTAATTGCTGCTATGTTAATTGGTGATATGATCTTCTTATTAGAAACTGTACCTCCAGATGTAAAGAAAGAGATTAATGCTGGATGGTGGCTAATTTACTTTATCCTAGCAATTTACATAATATCATATTTTGGAGGTTTCGGATTATACACTGTAATACCATTCCCATATGATACTATAGTTGCAGCTATTGTAGTACTTATTGGATATTTCTGGGCTGTAAGAAGTGGTTTTAGAACTCAGGCAATTGAAGATATAATTCAAGCAACCAAAGAGGAGGCGGTGTAA
- the gapN gene encoding NADP-dependent glyceraldehyde-3-phosphate dehydrogenase, producing MVALKELTGFKDIYTIDSDGIPVFKTYLAGEWVGSKEIENIKSPIDLTVYARVPKLNYEMVDNALSTLYSKGRWAIRDLPGEKRLKIYHTLADLIDKYKEDFVEVLMIGNGKTKSAAQGEVNAAIERLIRADLDVRKLYGEYVPGDWSSESLEAEAIIRREPLGVVLAITPFNYPLFDIVNKLVYSTVAGNAFMLKPASSTPLPAIMLAKLLEIAGFPKEALAIITVPGSEMDKIVADKRISVISLTGSSETGEHVMKVAGLKQYVMELGGGDPAIVLDDADPKTTAQKIVTGITSYSGQRCDSIKFIFAEPKVYEELKNYIVEELKKVKVGDPREANTVMGPIIDTRTVDEFEYAVKDAVEKGGNILYGGKRLGPTYIEPTLIEIDKEKIKDLYLYKKEVFLSIAVITKVNNIDEAIELSNGRRYGLDAAIFGNDITKIRKLIRMLEVGAVYVNEYPKHGIGYFPFGGRKDSGIGREGIGYTIENVTAYKTIVYNYRGKGVWEYL from the coding sequence ATGGTTGCTCTAAAAGAATTAACTGGATTTAAAGATATATACACTATTGATTCAGACGGCATACCTGTTTTTAAGACTTATCTAGCTGGAGAATGGGTTGGTTCAAAAGAGATTGAGAACATAAAATCACCAATTGACTTAACTGTTTATGCTAGAGTACCGAAGTTGAATTATGAAATGGTAGATAACGCACTATCAACTCTTTATAGCAAAGGTAGATGGGCAATAAGAGATCTTCCCGGTGAAAAGAGACTTAAAATATATCACACTCTTGCTGATCTAATAGATAAATACAAGGAAGATTTTGTTGAGGTTCTAATGATAGGAAATGGTAAAACTAAGAGTGCAGCTCAAGGAGAAGTTAATGCCGCTATAGAGAGGCTCATAAGAGCCGATTTAGACGTTAGAAAACTTTATGGTGAATATGTTCCAGGGGATTGGAGTAGCGAAAGTTTGGAAGCTGAAGCAATAATTAGAAGGGAACCATTAGGTGTGGTTTTAGCAATAACCCCATTTAATTACCCTCTTTTTGATATTGTAAACAAACTTGTTTACTCTACAGTAGCTGGAAATGCGTTTATGTTAAAACCAGCTTCCTCAACTCCCTTACCAGCAATTATGTTGGCTAAATTATTAGAAATTGCAGGTTTTCCCAAAGAGGCTTTGGCAATAATTACTGTTCCTGGGAGTGAAATGGATAAGATAGTTGCTGATAAACGCATATCAGTAATCTCGCTAACGGGAAGTAGTGAGACCGGAGAACATGTAATGAAAGTTGCTGGACTTAAACAATATGTCATGGAGTTAGGTGGAGGTGATCCAGCAATAGTTTTAGATGATGCGGATCCTAAGACTACAGCACAGAAAATTGTTACTGGTATTACAAGCTACTCTGGACAAAGGTGTGATTCAATAAAATTCATATTTGCTGAGCCAAAAGTTTATGAAGAATTAAAGAATTATATTGTAGAGGAGTTAAAGAAAGTGAAAGTTGGTGATCCTAGAGAAGCTAATACTGTAATGGGACCTATTATTGATACAAGAACTGTTGATGAATTTGAGTATGCTGTGAAAGACGCTGTAGAAAAAGGAGGGAATATACTTTACGGCGGGAAAAGACTTGGACCAACTTACATAGAACCGACTCTAATTGAGATTGATAAAGAGAAAATTAAGGATTTATATCTCTACAAAAAAGAAGTTTTCCTTTCAATTGCTGTAATAACTAAAGTTAACAACATAGATGAGGCTATTGAACTTAGTAACGGAAGAAGATATGGTTTAGATGCTGCAATATTCGGTAATGATATTACAAAGATAAGAAAGCTAATTAGAATGCTTGAAGTTGGTGCAGTGTATGTTAATGAGTACCCTAAGCATGGAATTGGGTACTTCCCGTTTGGTGGGAGAAAGGATTCTGGGATTGGAAGAGAGGGTATTGGATATACAATTGAGAATGTAACAGCGTACAAGACTATTGTATACAATTACCGCGGTAAAGGTGTATGGGAATACTTGTAA
- the kdgK gene encoding bifunctional 2-dehydro-3-deoxygluconokinase/2-dehydro-3-deoxygalactonokinase gives MAKLITLGEILIEFNALSLGPLRHVNYFEKHVAGSEANYCVAFIKQGNECGIIAKVGDDEFGYNAIEWLRGQGVDVSHMKIDSSAPTGIFFIQRHYPVPFKSESIYYRKGSAGSKLSPEDVDEEYVKSADLVHSSGITLAISSTAKEAVYKAFEIASNRSFDTNIRLKLWSAEEAKREILKLLSKFHLKFLITDTDDSKIILGESDPDKAAKAFSDYAEIIVMKLGPKGAIVYYDGKKYYSSGYQVPVEDVTGAGDALGGTFLSLYYKGFEIEKALDYAIVASTLNVMIRGDQENLPTTKDIETFLREMKK, from the coding sequence ATGGCTAAACTGATTACTTTAGGAGAGATTCTAATTGAATTTAATGCATTATCACTAGGTCCCTTAAGGCATGTAAATTATTTTGAGAAGCATGTTGCTGGTAGTGAGGCTAATTATTGTGTAGCATTTATTAAGCAAGGTAATGAATGCGGAATTATTGCAAAGGTTGGTGATGATGAGTTTGGTTATAATGCTATTGAATGGTTAAGAGGTCAAGGTGTTGATGTCTCTCACATGAAAATCGATTCTTCTGCGCCAACTGGAATATTTTTTATCCAACGACACTACCCAGTCCCTTTCAAGAGCGAGTCAATATATTATAGAAAGGGAAGTGCTGGAAGTAAATTGTCACCAGAAGATGTTGATGAGGAGTATGTTAAGTCAGCTGATTTAGTTCACTCTTCTGGTATCACTTTAGCAATTTCTTCTACAGCTAAGGAAGCTGTATATAAAGCATTTGAAATTGCCTCAAATAGATCATTTGACACAAATATAAGGCTAAAATTATGGTCTGCTGAGGAGGCAAAAAGAGAAATTCTTAAGCTATTGTCTAAATTTCATCTAAAATTTCTCATTACTGACACTGATGATTCTAAGATTATTCTAGGTGAGAGTGATCCAGATAAGGCTGCAAAGGCGTTTTCGGATTATGCCGAAATTATAGTGATGAAACTGGGTCCTAAAGGAGCAATAGTGTATTACGATGGTAAGAAGTATTATTCTTCTGGTTATCAAGTCCCCGTAGAAGATGTTACTGGTGCTGGAGATGCATTAGGTGGTACGTTCCTCTCATTGTATTATAAAGGCTTTGAGATAGAGAAAGCTTTAGATTACGCTATTGTGGCTTCTACCTTAAATGTTATGATAAGAGGTGACCAGGAGAATCTTCCAACAACTAAGGACATAGAAACGTTTCTAAGAGAAATGAAAAAATAA
- a CDS encoding bifunctional 2-dehydro-3-deoxy-phosphogluconate/2-dehydro-3-deoxy-6-phosphogalactonate aldolase: MDIVTPILTPFTKEGKIDVEKLKTHAKFLIDNGIDLLFVNGTTGLGPALSKEEKLTTLKAIYDVTNKVIFQVGSLNINDVIELVKASKDFDIVGIASYPPFYFPRLPEKFLLKYFTTIANYSPHSLYIYNYPLATGYDISAKIVYQMKDLITGLKDTNQDLSHSLEYKILMPNLKVYNGSDSLVFYSLTSLDGSVTAASNYLPHVMKKMKDYIISGQVSKAIELQKLINKALDISRKYGQLSAIYYLVKEFLGYDVGYPRGPIFPLEEDEVKALLSEIQPIKKEIESAIS, translated from the coding sequence ATGGATATTGTAACACCTATTCTTACTCCGTTCACTAAAGAAGGTAAAATAGACGTAGAGAAATTAAAAACACACGCAAAATTCTTAATAGATAATGGAATTGACTTACTTTTCGTTAACGGAACTACAGGACTTGGACCGGCACTTTCGAAAGAAGAGAAGCTTACAACCTTAAAGGCAATCTATGATGTTACAAATAAGGTAATATTTCAAGTTGGTAGCCTAAATATAAATGATGTAATTGAACTAGTTAAGGCTTCAAAAGATTTTGATATCGTCGGAATAGCCTCTTATCCACCTTTCTATTTTCCAAGATTACCAGAAAAGTTCTTACTAAAATACTTTACTACAATAGCTAACTACTCTCCCCACTCGCTATACATTTACAATTATCCTTTAGCGACTGGTTATGATATTTCTGCAAAGATAGTATATCAAATGAAGGACTTAATTACGGGTTTAAAGGATACTAATCAAGATCTTTCCCACTCATTGGAGTATAAGATTCTAATGCCTAACTTAAAAGTATATAATGGCTCTGATTCTTTAGTCTTTTATTCACTGACTTCATTAGATGGAAGTGTAACTGCAGCCTCAAACTACTTACCTCATGTAATGAAAAAGATGAAAGATTACATTATCTCTGGACAAGTAAGTAAAGCAATAGAATTACAGAAATTGATAAACAAGGCCCTTGATATAAGTAGAAAGTATGGACAGCTATCAGCCATTTACTATCTAGTGAAGGAATTTTTAGGCTATGATGTTGGTTATCCTAGAGGTCCTATATTTCCTTTAGAAGAGGATGAAGTTAAAGCCTTGCTGAGTGAGATTCAGCCCATAAAGAAAGAGATAGAAAGTGCTATTTCGTAA
- a CDS encoding DMT family transporter, whose amino-acid sequence MNKYYVLLIAGGITFGTASIFIKLSNMTPGALAFFRFFIVGLIFSLVSRVNLRKILKYSPFGFLLALHMITFIISVYTTTIIDATVLVSTSPFFVILLSKFTKFKNTIKDIVGSVIGFIGVALINYPLVLGYLVGNIIAIFSAFLIALYTALLSRVEEDSISLTSAIYLSSSLFTFPLFIVQGFGKIDLTSVLSLLGLIFLPTLIGHTSVIVASGKVKPQHIEIIGLLEPVTASILAVFIFHQIPTAFQVMGSALILFSVAYIMT is encoded by the coding sequence ATGAACAAATATTATGTTCTTTTGATCGCTGGAGGAATTACTTTTGGTACTGCATCAATCTTTATTAAACTTTCTAACATGACTCCTGGGGCATTAGCATTTTTTAGATTCTTTATTGTCGGTCTCATATTCTCTCTTGTATCTAGAGTAAATTTAAGAAAGATCTTAAAATATTCTCCATTTGGGTTTCTCTTGGCATTACATATGATAACATTTATTATCAGCGTCTATACTACAACAATAATTGATGCTACAGTACTAGTCTCTACCTCACCTTTCTTTGTAATTTTATTATCCAAGTTCACAAAATTTAAGAATACAATTAAGGACATTGTGGGAAGTGTAATAGGTTTTATAGGTGTAGCATTGATAAACTATCCGCTAGTATTAGGATATCTGGTAGGTAATATAATAGCTATCTTCTCTGCATTTTTAATTGCACTGTACACGGCTCTTCTTAGCAGAGTTGAGGAAGATTCAATCTCACTTACATCAGCAATATACTTATCTTCATCACTTTTCACATTTCCACTATTTATAGTTCAAGGTTTTGGAAAAATTGATTTAACATCAGTTCTCTCATTACTGGGTTTAATCTTTCTACCAACATTAATAGGACATACATCAGTTATAGTCGCATCTGGAAAAGTTAAACCGCAACACATAGAGATAATAGGATTATTAGAGCCAGTAACTGCTTCAATACTAGCCGTATTTATTTTCCATCAAATTCCCACAGCCTTTCAAGTAATGGGTTCAGCCCTAATACTTTTCTCTGTAGCATATATAATGACTTAA